The genomic DNA CGAGCAGGCTGCGGGCGATGGCCCGATAGCGCAGCACGACAGCCGTGTCCCAGTCGTTCTGCCGTGCGCTGCGCTCGGCATCGACGCGGAGCTGCGCGGCGCTGCGATCGTCGGCGGCGCCGAGCAGGTCGCCCTGGGGGCGGCGGATCGCTCGCGACCGTCGGGGGCGTCCCCAGACGAGCAGAGCGGTGACCAGGGCCGCGGCGATGAGCACCGTGACGACGATGAGCGCGGTGGGGCCGACGTTCGCGCCGTTGTCCCCGCTGAAGAGGTCGCCGAGGAAGCGCATCACGTCGCGCGCGAACAGATCGAACCAGGTGGGCTTCGCGTCCGCGTACCGCGGGTTGGACAGCTCCTCCTCGGCCCAGCGTCGTGCCTCCTCCCCGTCCGGGACGAAGACGTCGTCGAAGCGCCGCATCATGGCTGCCGGGAGCTGCCCGGAGCCGTCCATCCGCCTCCCGCATCGGCATCGGCGGGGGGCGAGGCCGGGGGTGCCGGCGCGGGTGGGGGCGGCGGGGCGAAGGAGGGAGGCGCCGTCTGCGCACCCGGCGCCGGATATCCGGGAGCCCCGTATCCGGGAGCCCCGTATCCGGGAGCCCCGTATCCGGGCGCGCCGTACTCGGGGGCGCCGTATCCGGGGGCGCCGTACGCCTGCGTCATCATGACGTGCTCCGGCACCTGACGCGGCGGGGGAGCACTGGTGACGGCCCGCGAGGGATCGACCGCGAAGGGATCGCCGAGCTGATCCTCGGGGACGCCGAGGTCGCGGCGCTCGACATGGGAGAGGAGGGCCTGGTCGAGACCCTCATAGCGCATCCGGCAGTCGAGGTAGACGAGCACGCCGCCGGTGCTCTGCACGACGATGGCGATCGCCTGCAGGATCAGCAGGAGAACCTGCGGGGCGAGGAGGGCGAAGACGTACCCGACCACCGCGCTCGGCTCACTGGCGCCGGTGGGCGCGATGACGGTGCCGAGGAACGAGGAGAGCATGGCGGTCGGGAAGCTGACCACCTGCATCGCCAGGCCCATGATCAGGCTGATGAGGAAGGTCACGCCGAATGCGACCCAGAAGCGGCCGCGGGTCAGGCGCCAGGACCGCACGAACGCCTCGCGGAACCGGGCGCGCTCCAGCACGAGGATCGACGGGACGAGCAGCAGCTTGGTCGACAGCCACACCGTGAGCGGGATCGCGGCCAGGCCCAGGAGGACCACGACGAGCACCACGATGCCGATCATCTCCGGGGTGCCGCCGAGGCCGCCGGCGATGAGCGCGCCGATGACGCCCGCGACGATGGCGAGGCCGCCGAAGAGGGCGAGCACCGAGAGGGAGGCGAATCCCGCGAGCCGCCAGAACGCCGGGGCCATCCGGCGCCACAGCATGCGCAGCGTGGCCTTGACGCCGACCGTGGCGTAGCCGACCTCGGCGGCCACGACGCCCTGCATGATCGCGGTGAACGCGATGGACGCGAGCCCGACGAGGAGCCCGGCGAGGAGGTTGATGGCGATCGTGCCGGCGAACACGGCCTCGAAGTCGGGGGAGGAGGGGGAGACCGTCTCCAACCGGGAGAACGTCGTGAACAGGACGACGCCCATCACCCCGGCCGTGGCGATGACCACGATGAGCTGGATGACGACGGCGAACCCGAACAGGACCTTGGGGTTGTGCCGCAGCGCCGCGAAGGCCTTGCCCAGCAGCATGCCGAAGGTCAGCGGGTGAAGGGGGATGATGCCCTTCCGGGGAGCTGGGGTCCACGTCTGGCCGCTCACGGGCCTCCCTCCGTCGTGCGCTCCCATCGTGTCATATCCTCGCGCTGAGGCGCAGACCTGCGGAGGGCGGGACTCGGTGCCATAAGGTAACAGTTATGACCTCACGCATCCTTGTGGTCGACGACGACACCGCGCTCGCCGAGATGATCGGCATCGTGCTGCGCACGGAGGGATTCGAGCCGGTGTTCTGCGCGGACGGCGCGCGCGCCGTCGACGAGTGGCGCGCGCAGCGTCCCGACCTGGTGCTCCTCGACCTGATGCTCCCCGGTATGGACGGCATCGAGATCTGCACGCGGATCCGCGCCGAGTCGGGGGTGCCGATCATCATGCTGACGGCACGCAGCGACACGGCCGACGTGGTGCGCGGTCTCGAGGTCGGCGCCGACGACTACATGGTCAAGCCGTTCAATCCCAAGGAGCTCGTGGCCCGCATCCGCACCCGGCTGCGGCCGACACCGCAGGCCTCCAGCGAGCAGCTGCGGATCGGCGACCTCACCGTCGACGTGGACGCGCACGAGGTGCGCCGCGGGACGACGCCGATCGCCCTCACGCCGCTGGAGTTCCAGCTCCTCGTGGCCCTCGCCTCCAAGCCGCAGCAGGTGTTCTCCCGCGAGATGCTCCTCGAGCAGGTCTGGGGCTACCACTACAAGGCCGACACGCGGCTCGTGAACGTGCACGTGCAGCGCCTGCGGGCGAAGGTCGAGCTCGACCCGGACAACCCCAAGATCGTCATGACGGTCCGCGGCGTGGGCTACCGCGCCGGCAGCGTCACCTAGAGACCCCATGGCCGCGACGACAGCGACCACGGCCGTCGCCGTCCTCCGCGACTGGCGCGGCTGGCCGGACGTGCTGGCGGCGCTGTGGCGACGGTCGCTCCGGTTCCGCACCCTCGCGATCACCCTGGTCGCCACGTCGCTGGCGATCTTCATCACGTGCGTCACGATGGCGCTCGTCATCCAGAACGACCTCTTCGTGTCGCGGAAGAACGTCGCGCTGGAGGATGCCCGCCGGGCGGTGGACCAGGCGCAGTCGCTCCTGGACGTGGCGGAGGTGGGCGACGACCCCGCGGCGCTGACCGATCTCTGGAACGGCATCCCGGACACCCTCTCGCGCACGTCGAGTGCCGACCAGCTCGCCGGCTTCAAGATCCAGGACGGTTCAGGGACGGTACGGCTCAACGGCTTCACCGCCGGGCTGACGCCGGATCTGCTGAGCCCCGAGCTGCAGGCCCGGGTCCGCGAGTTCGACGACCGGCAGGCCTGGCAGTCCGTCGCCCTGCCCACCGAGGATGGCGGCGTCGTGCCGGGCATCGTCGTGGGGCAGCAGCTCCAGGTGCCGCAAGCCGGATCCTTCGAGATCTACTTCGCCTACGACCTCGCCGACGCCGACCAGACCCTCGTCTTCGTGCAGAGGACCCTGTGGATCGCCGGCATCGGGCTGGTCGCCATCGTCGCGGCCATCTCCTGGATCGTGCTGCGGACCGTGTCCACCCCGATCGTCCAGGCGGCGGAGACGAGCGCACGGCTCGCGGCGGGCGATCTCGGCGTGCGGCTGGAGGTGCACGGCGAGGATGAGCTCGCGACCCTCGGCCGCTCCTTCAACGCGATGGCCGACAGCATCGAGGCGCAGATCAAGGAGCTCGGCGAGCTGTCCATGGTGCAGCAGCGCTTCGTGTCCGACGTCTCGCACGAGCTCAGGACCCCGCTGACGACGATCCGCCTCGCCGCCGACATGCTCAACGACCAGCGTGACGAGTTTGATCCCACGACCGCACGCACCGCCGAGCTCCTGCACGCGCAGGTGCAGCGGTTCGACACGCTGCTGGCCGACCTGCTGGAGATCAGTCGCTACGACGCGGGGTCCGTGCAGCTCGAGCTGGAGGCCACGAGTCTCGCGCAGCTCGCGGAGGACGTGATCGAGCAGATGCGGCCGCTCGCGGAAGGGCACGGCACGGAGATCCGTCTCGTGGCACCCGGCGGCTACTCGCCGGTCGACATGGACCCGCGCCGCGTGCGGCGGGTGCTGCGCAACCTCATCGGCAACGCGATCGAGCACGGCGAGGGACGCCCGGTCGTCGTCACGGTGGACAGCAACCAGCACGCGGTGGCGGCCGGCGTCCGGGACTTCGGGCTGGGCATGGACCCCGGAGACGCGGAGCGGGTGTTCGACAGATTCTGGCGGGCGGACCCGTCGCGTCAGCGCACGATCGGCGGCACCGGGCTCGGGCTGTCGATCGCCCTCGGCGACGCCACCCTCCACGGCGGGACCCTGGCGGTCTGGTCCGAGCTCGGCGTCGGCTCCCACTTCGTCCTCACCGTGCCCCGCCACGACCGGGTGCTCGACGGACCCAGTCCGATCCCGGTGGAGCCGCAGGAGCCCCTCGCCGAGCTCGGTGATGCCACGCAGCCGATCTCCATCGCCGAGACGTACTCTGATCTCCTCGACGGGAAGGACCAGTCATGAGCACGCGCGCGTCACGTCGCCTCCTCCGCGCCGCTGCCGTGGCGGTCGTGGCCCTGCTGCTGCCGGCCTGTGCGGGGCTGCCGACGAGCGGAGACGTGGCGGTCGGCCTCGAGCTCGGGGAGTCGCCCGACGACGTCGACGTCCTCCCCGTCGCCTCCGGACCGATCGCGGGCGCGGGGCCGGAGGAGATCGTGGAGGGCTTCCTCGAGGCGGGCATCACGACCTCGGACAACTGGGCCACGGCGCGCGAGTTCCTGGCGCCCTCGCTGCAGCGGAGCTGGCGCCCGTCGGCGGGCGTCTCCATCGACGCCGGAGCGGAGACGCGGACCCTGACCTCGAACGTCGCCGACGACCAGGTCGAGGACGCCGACGAGGCCGAGGTGCAGGTGCTGCTCGAGCTGCTCGCGAGCGTGGACGACTCCGGGGCGTACAGCGGCGCCCCCGGGGATTCGAGCATCCCGTTCGCCCTGGCCCGGGACGAGGACGGCGAGTGGCGCATCACCCAGGCACCGGACGGCGTCGTGATCGACGAGGCGCGGTTCCCCAACGTTTTCGAGGGGTACTCGCTGCAGTGGTTCGATGCGGGCTGGTCGCGACTGGTCCCGGACATACGGTGGTTCCCCCGCCGTCAGAGCCCGGCGACCACGGTGACTCAGGCGCTCGTCGCCGGAACCCCGGCGGAGTGGCTCGACCCGGCGGTCCAGACGGCCTTCCCCGCCGACGTGCAGCTGGCGCAGGACGCGGTGCTGATCACGGCGCAGGTCGCCGAGGTGTCGCTGACGCGTCCCGCGGCTGGTCTCGACCGGACGACCCTGGCGCGCATGCGCACCCAGCTGCAAACCACGTTGAGGGCCGCCGGCGTGAACGTCACCCAGGTGCGCTTCAGCGTCGACGGGAGGGCTCTCGACGCGGGGGTCGTCGAGCTCGCCGACTCCACGCCGGAACCGGGGACGCTGGTGCTGAAGGACGGCGTGTTCGGGCGCATCGTCGGCGACGAGATCGCGTCGATCCCCGCGATCAGCCCGCAGATCCAGTCCGTGTCGCAGCCGATCGAGGCGATCGACGTCGCCGCGGACGATGCGAGTGCCGCGCTCCAGCTCGATGACGGCCATGTGTACCTCGTGGGCAAGAGCTCGCGCGACGAGCTGGATGCTCGTCCTGGCCTGGTGCAGCCGTCCCTCGACCCCTACGGCTACGTGTGGTCGGTCCCCGCGGGCGCGCCGCAGGCCGTGCAGGCCGTCGGTCCGGACGTGGTCGCCCACAAGGTCGCCGGTGCCTGGCCGAGCGCCTCCTCCATCTCCGACCTGCGGGTGGCGGCGGACGGCGCCCGCGTGGCGGCGGTGATCGTGGTCGGCGGCCAGCGCTGGCTCGCGGTCGCGTCGGTGGTGCGGGACGGGTCCGGTGTGCCGACGGACCTCGGCGAGATGCGCCCGCTGCTCCAGCTCACCGAGGCGTCGACGGGACTCGCCTGGCTGGGTCCGGATCGCCTGGCCGTCCTGACCGATTCGTCCACCCCGCGGCTCCTGGTGCAGCCGGTCGGCGGTCCCGGGTCGGCGGAGACCGCACCCAGCGACGCCGCGTCGGTCGCCGGCGCCCGCACTCCCGCGGGCGTGCGCATCCTCGATGCCGATGGTCAGCTGTTCGCTCACGCCGGCTCGGCGTGGCGCGAGGTCGCGGAGGGCGTCGCGATCCTCGCCACCCGCGCCGGGGAGTGACCGCTCCTGCACAGCGGCGGATGACGTCCATCCGCCCGCACCTCGTCCCCTTCGTGGCCCGCGCGGCGGCTCCGGGCGACAGGATGCCCGCATGGGGATCACGACACGGACGCACGCGCTCCTCGCCGAGATCGGCGCCCTTCTGCTCGCCGCGCGGTGCGCCGGGTGCGAGCGTCCGGGGACGCTGCTCTGCGACGACTGCCGGCACGCGCTCGATCCGTCGCCGCGCGAGGTGCGCACGCCGGCGGGCCTGCGGGTCCGAGCCGCGCTCGCTCTGGAGGGTCCCGCAGCGTCCTGCATCCGGCGGATGAAGGGGGAGGGCGAGACGCTCCTGGCCCGGCCGCTCGGCGCCGCGCTCGCCGCTGTCCTGACGCCCGTCCTCGTCCCCGGGGTCTGGGTGATCCCGGTGCCGACCTCGCGCGCCGCGTTCCGTCGTCGGGGCACCCGCGTTCCGGAGCTCCTCGTCCGGCGCGCCGGAGCCGATCCGCAGCGCGTCCTGACCCTCACGCGCCGGGTGCGCGACCAGCGCGAGCTGGCTGCCCCGGACCGCGCCGCGAACGTCCGCGGGGCGATGATCTCGCGGCGCCGGGGATCCGGGGCCCCGGCGGTGGTCGTGGACGACGTGGTCACGACGGGAGCCACGCTCGACGAGGCGGTCCGGGCGCTCGTCGCCGCCGGGTTCGTGGTCGTCGGGGCCGTCGCGCTCGCCGCCACGCCGAAGTCGCCGGAATCCGGATGAGGTTCATCGAAGACTCACCGGAGACACAGGGTCGAGGGCCGTGACATCCGCCGCGCGTCGGACTACGGTGGGGTGTCACAAGGCGACCACGGTCCGCCCTTGGCCGGGTGGACCGGGACAAGGAGGCAGCAATGGAAACGAGCATCGTGGGCGTCGGAGTGGGCATCACCGATCGCTTCCGCACCGTCGTCGAAGAGAAGATCGCCAAGATCCAGACACTCGCCGCCAAGGCGCAACGTCTGGACGTGAAGGTCACGCACCGGGTCTACCGCAACGGGCGCATCCCGGACGAGACGGTCGAGCTGACGCTGGTCGGCAAGGGCCCCGTGGTCCGTGCCGAGGCCGTCGACGGCGACAAGTTCGTGGCTCTCGACCTCGCGATCGACAAGATGACGGAGCAGCTGCGCCGCGCGAAGGAGAAGCGCGTCGACGGACGACAGCATCCGCGCGGCCCGCACTTCGAGAAGGGCAGCGGATCGCTCGAGGGCATCGACGTGCAGCCGGCCTCCGCCGAGGTGCTGCACGCCGTCGCGACCGGCAGCATCCCGGTGCAGAGCGAGGAGGAGGAGGACTACTCGCCCGTCGTCATCCGCACGAAGAGCTTCGAGGCGGAGTGGATGACGGTGGAGGAGGCCGTCGACCGGATGGAGCTCGTCGGGCACGACTTCTTCCTCTTCGTCGATGCGCGCACCGACCACCCGAGCGTGGTCTACCGCCGCAAGGGCTGGGACTACGGTGTCATCGCCCTGAGCACGCAGGCTCCGCCCGCCGAGGCGCTCGCCTCCTGATCCGACCGAGAACGGCCCGATCCCCGCGGGGGTCGGGCCGTTCTCGTGTGAAGACCGGACGGCGTCAGTCGAAGATGCCGTCGAGGATGCTGCCGATGACGAGCCCGCCGAGGATGCCGGAGGCGAGGTCGCCGCCGCCCATCCCGCCGCCGCGACGAGGACCGCCGCCCCATCCGCCGCCCCAGTCCTGATCCTGCGGGCGGGACGAGTCGATGTCGCGCTGCGCGAGCTGGAGGGCCTCCGCGGCGAGGCGCGCGACGCGGCGGGCCTGGGCGAGCGCCGCCTCGCGGGTCTCTTCGGCAGGAAGCAGGGCCGGGAGATCGACGCGGAGTCGTTCCGCCTCGGCGAGACGGGTGCGCGCATCGGCGCCGATCCATCCGCGATGCCCGGCGATGAGCCCGCGGGCCACGCCCAGCTGGCGGTCGGCGTCGTCGATCGCGTGCTGGACCTGCGCGATGCTCGGCAGCGGATTCTCGGCGCGATGCCGGGCGGTGGCGATCGCGTCGTCGAGACCGGCGTTGGCTTCGCGCAGACGCGAGAGCTCGGCGAACGGGTCGTTGGGCTGGCCCGAGGGGGTGAGGGCGGCCAGGGCCGCCTGCAGCCGGGCGACGGCCTCCGCCACGGCGGGCGTGGAGGGAGCGGTCCGGGCGGCGATGAGGTCGTTGCGGGAGTCCGCGATGACCTCGGCCAGCGTCGACTCGGCGCGCAGGGCCTCGATCTCGAAGTCCTCCACCGCGTCGAGCAGGGCAGCGGCGCGACGCGTCGCCTCGGTGGCCGTCTCCAGCGCGAGGTTCGCCTCCTCGTTCTGCTTCGCGGCGCGGCGACGCTCCGAGATGTCGGCGCTGTGGGTCGCGAAACGGATCAGCTGCTCCGCCTCGGCCGCGCTGGCGGTGATCTGATGCATGGCGGAGTCGGAGTAGCGGGCGGACAGCCGGGACACCGTCTCGTCCGTCTGCGGGATGCGGGCGCTCAGCGCCTCGGCGTCCGCGCGGACCTGGGCGATGATCTCGGGCGCGCGCCGCACCTTCGCGACGGACTCCGCGAGCACGGTGGTCTTCTCGTCGAGGAGGTCCTGGGCCCAGTCGCAGAGCTGCAGGATGCGCGCGTTCCGCGTGCGCAGCTCCTCGTCGGTGTCCGGGATCTCGTCGTGGTTGAGCTGGTGGAGCTGGAAGGCCTCCCGCAGGTG from Microbacterium paraoxydans includes the following:
- the mtrB gene encoding MtrAB system histidine kinase MtrB translates to MAATTATTAVAVLRDWRGWPDVLAALWRRSLRFRTLAITLVATSLAIFITCVTMALVIQNDLFVSRKNVALEDARRAVDQAQSLLDVAEVGDDPAALTDLWNGIPDTLSRTSSADQLAGFKIQDGSGTVRLNGFTAGLTPDLLSPELQARVREFDDRQAWQSVALPTEDGGVVPGIVVGQQLQVPQAGSFEIYFAYDLADADQTLVFVQRTLWIAGIGLVAIVAAISWIVLRTVSTPIVQAAETSARLAAGDLGVRLEVHGEDELATLGRSFNAMADSIEAQIKELGELSMVQQRFVSDVSHELRTPLTTIRLAADMLNDQRDEFDPTTARTAELLHAQVQRFDTLLADLLEISRYDAGSVQLELEATSLAQLAEDVIEQMRPLAEGHGTEIRLVAPGGYSPVDMDPRRVRRVLRNLIGNAIEHGEGRPVVVTVDSNQHAVAAGVRDFGLGMDPGDAERVFDRFWRADPSRQRTIGGTGLGLSIALGDATLHGGTLAVWSELGVGSHFVLTVPRHDRVLDGPSPIPVEPQEPLAELGDATQPISIAETYSDLLDGKDQS
- a CDS encoding LpqB family beta-propeller domain-containing protein, producing the protein MSTRASRRLLRAAAVAVVALLLPACAGLPTSGDVAVGLELGESPDDVDVLPVASGPIAGAGPEEIVEGFLEAGITTSDNWATAREFLAPSLQRSWRPSAGVSIDAGAETRTLTSNVADDQVEDADEAEVQVLLELLASVDDSGAYSGAPGDSSIPFALARDEDGEWRITQAPDGVVIDEARFPNVFEGYSLQWFDAGWSRLVPDIRWFPRRQSPATTVTQALVAGTPAEWLDPAVQTAFPADVQLAQDAVLITAQVAEVSLTRPAAGLDRTTLARMRTQLQTTLRAAGVNVTQVRFSVDGRALDAGVVELADSTPEPGTLVLKDGVFGRIVGDEIASIPAISPQIQSVSQPIEAIDVAADDASAALQLDDGHVYLVGKSSRDELDARPGLVQPSLDPYGYVWSVPAGAPQAVQAVGPDVVAHKVAGAWPSASSISDLRVAADGARVAAVIVVGGQRWLAVASVVRDGSGVPTDLGEMRPLLQLTEASTGLAWLGPDRLAVLTDSSTPRLLVQPVGGPGSAETAPSDAASVAGARTPAGVRILDADGQLFAHAGSAWREVAEGVAILATRAGE
- a CDS encoding glycerophosphoryl diester phosphodiesterase membrane domain-containing protein, whose translation is MSGQTWTPAPRKGIIPLHPLTFGMLLGKAFAALRHNPKVLFGFAVVIQLIVVIATAGVMGVVLFTTFSRLETVSPSSPDFEAVFAGTIAINLLAGLLVGLASIAFTAIMQGVVAAEVGYATVGVKATLRMLWRRMAPAFWRLAGFASLSVLALFGGLAIVAGVIGALIAGGLGGTPEMIGIVVLVVVLLGLAAIPLTVWLSTKLLLVPSILVLERARFREAFVRSWRLTRGRFWVAFGVTFLISLIMGLAMQVVSFPTAMLSSFLGTVIAPTGASEPSAVVGYVFALLAPQVLLLILQAIAIVVQSTGGVLVYLDCRMRYEGLDQALLSHVERRDLGVPEDQLGDPFAVDPSRAVTSAPPPRQVPEHVMMTQAYGAPGYGAPEYGAPGYGAPGYGAPGYGAPGYPAPGAQTAPPSFAPPPPPAPAPPASPPADADAGGGWTAPGSSRQP
- the mtrA gene encoding MtrAB system response regulator MtrA; translation: MTSRILVVDDDTALAEMIGIVLRTEGFEPVFCADGARAVDEWRAQRPDLVLLDLMLPGMDGIEICTRIRAESGVPIIMLTARSDTADVVRGLEVGADDYMVKPFNPKELVARIRTRLRPTPQASSEQLRIGDLTVDVDAHEVRRGTTPIALTPLEFQLLVALASKPQQVFSREMLLEQVWGYHYKADTRLVNVHVQRLRAKVELDPDNPKIVMTVRGVGYRAGSVT
- a CDS encoding DUF4129 domain-containing protein; translated protein: MDGSGQLPAAMMRRFDDVFVPDGEEARRWAEEELSNPRYADAKPTWFDLFARDVMRFLGDLFSGDNGANVGPTALIVVTVLIAAALVTALLVWGRPRRSRAIRRPQGDLLGAADDRSAAQLRVDAERSARQNDWDTAVVLRYRAIARSLLERDLIDPAPGATAQSIARSASAVFAEEAESLRRAAASFDDVRYLRHPAAEDDYRHLAATDERLRAHRPEAVPA
- the hpf gene encoding ribosome hibernation-promoting factor, HPF/YfiA family; translation: METSIVGVGVGITDRFRTVVEEKIAKIQTLAAKAQRLDVKVTHRVYRNGRIPDETVELTLVGKGPVVRAEAVDGDKFVALDLAIDKMTEQLRRAKEKRVDGRQHPRGPHFEKGSGSLEGIDVQPASAEVLHAVATGSIPVQSEEEEDYSPVVIRTKSFEAEWMTVEEAVDRMELVGHDFFLFVDARTDHPSVVYRRKGWDYGVIALSTQAPPAEALAS
- a CDS encoding ComF family protein, with the protein product MGITTRTHALLAEIGALLLAARCAGCERPGTLLCDDCRHALDPSPREVRTPAGLRVRAALALEGPAASCIRRMKGEGETLLARPLGAALAAVLTPVLVPGVWVIPVPTSRAAFRRRGTRVPELLVRRAGADPQRVLTLTRRVRDQRELAAPDRAANVRGAMISRRRGSGAPAVVVDDVVTTGATLDEAVRALVAAGFVVVGAVALAATPKSPESG